One region of Zingiber officinale cultivar Zhangliang chromosome 7B, Zo_v1.1, whole genome shotgun sequence genomic DNA includes:
- the LOC122006446 gene encoding uncharacterized protein At4g06744-like: protein MATYRITLSVLLLSLALLSPFLLPSHAQPPQCGCEAPAPAPAPSASILNPDPDLFLNRKQYLAYLVIQLFKLTITCDPQNVTASWVGFRPCATYQGFYCEAPPNSPETPTIASVDFNGFRLCAPTLVGFLDQLPDLALFHANSNNFSGPVPDLTGLPFLYQLDLSNNDHSGAFPADLLPLANLSFLDIRFNRFVGTVAPAIFSLGLDAFFLNNNLFNQPLPETLGSSPVAYLTLAYNGFTGPIPRSIGNMSNTLLEVLFLGNKLSGCLPVEIGLLGNITVFDAGDNYLTGKIPWAFGCLRKVEQLNLARNLLYGEVPDAVCLLAKTGEGNLANLSLSGNYFTSLGPACWELIKNQSAVGVIDVRMNCIKWLPDQRPWEECLRFLWTPKPHCPPPFLHVPCRLDKWEPWKWYPSWPPQRRSPATGAKSGYVSYNMLHEPPKK, encoded by the coding sequence ATGGCCACCTACCGCATTACATTAAGTGTCCTGCTTCTGTCGCTCGCCCTGCTCTCTCCCTTCCTCCTCCCGTCGCATGCTCAACCTCCCCAGTGCGGATGCGAAGCtccggcgccggcgccggcgccTTCGGCCTCCATCCTCAACCCGGACCCGGACTTGTTCCTCAATCGCAAGCAGTACCTCGCCTACCTCGTCATCCAGCTCTTCAAGCTCACCATCACCTGCGACCCCCAGAACGTGACGGCCTCCTGGGTCGGCTTCCGTCCCTGCGCCACTTACCAAGGCTTCTACTGCGAGGCGCCCCCCAACTCGCCGGAGACGCCCACCATCGCCTCCGTCGACTTCAACGGCTTCCGCCTATGCGCCCCCACCCTCGTCGGCTTCCTCGACCAGCTCCCAGACCTCGCGCTCTTTCATGCTAACTCCAACAACTTCTCCGGGCCCGTTCCCGACCTCACCGGCCTCCCCTTTCTCTACCAGCTCGACCTCAGCAACAACGACCACTCCGGCGCCTTCCCCGCCGACCTCCTCCCTCTCGCCAATCTTTCCTTCCTCGACATCCGCTTCAACCGCTTCGTCGGCACCGTCGCCCCCGCCATCTTCTCCCTCGGCCTCGACGCCTTCTTCCTCAATAACAACCTCTTCAACCAGCCGCTCCCGGAGACCCTCGGAAGCTCACCGGTGGCGTACCTCACGCTGGCCTACAACGGCTTCACCGGCCCGATCCCACGTTCCATCGGCAATATGTCGAACACCTTGCTGGAGGTTCTCTTCTTGGGAAACAAGCTCTCCGGCTGCCTCCCTGTCGAGATCGGGCTTCTGGGGAACATCACCGTGTTCGACGCCGGGGATAACTACCTCACCGGGAAGATCCCTTGGGCGTTCGGGTGCCTGCGCAAGGTGGAGCAGCTCAACCTCGCCAGGAACCTGCTCTACGGCGAGGTGCCGGACGCGGTGTGCCTGCTGGCGAAAACAGGGGAGGGCAATTTGGCGAATTTGTCGCTGTCCGGGAACTACTTCACCTCGCTGGGGCCCGCGTGCTGGGAGCTGATAAAGAACCAGTCGGCGGTGGGGGTGATCGACGTGAGGATGAACTGCATCAAGTGGCTGCCGGATCAACGGCCGTGGGAGGAGTGCCTGCGGTTCCTGTGGACACCGAAGCCACACTGCCCGCCGCCCTTCCTCCACGTGCCGTGTAGGTTGGACAAGTGGGAACCGTGGAAGTGGTACCCGAGTTGGCCGCCGCAGCGGAGATCTCCGGCCACCGGAGCGAAGTCGGGATACGTGTCGTATAACATGCTGCATGAACCTCCCAAGAAATAA
- the LOC122006447 gene encoding F-box protein GID2-like, with translation MKRPSIEVSGGGSGELLLDEDNNKRSRSGGVYIEAVAPEEEGPLAVAELGEDLVLEVLKRADAWTLGRAACVSRRWRRLAEDEGLWEAACTRDWVKVPCGKQQLRSVVLALGGFRRLHSLYILPFLAPSARRPGSGSLALALQPPVSGRSRHQPRWGKDEVQLSLSLLSIGFFEKMNPNTITRRLGGG, from the coding sequence ATGAAGAGGCCTTCGATCGAGGTTTCCGGCGGTGGCAGCGGCGAACTTCTCCTCGACGAGGATAACAACAAGAGGTCCAGATCCGGCGGCGTGTACATCGAAGCGGTGGCTCCGGAGGAAGAGGGACCGCTAGCCGTGGCGGAGCTCGGGGAGGACCTGGTGCTCGAGGTCCTGAAGCGGGCGGACGCGTGGACTCTGGGGAGGGCCGCGTGCGTGAGCCGGAGGTGGCGGAGGCTGGCGGAGGACGAGGGGCTCTGGGAGGCGGCGTGCACTCGCGACTGGGTCAAGGTGCCCTGCGGCAAGCAGCAGCTCCGCTCGGTGGTGCTCGCGCTCGGAGGATTCCGCCGCCTTCACTCGCTTTACATCCTCCCATTCCTCGCCCCCTCCGCCCGCCGGCCTGGCTCCGGTTCCCTCGCGCTCGCCCTCCAGCCGCCAGTGTCTGGGCGGTCGCGCCATCAGCCCCGGTGGGGCAAGGACGAGGTCCAGCTCTCGCTGTCTCTCCTCTCCATCGGTTTCTTTGAGAAGATGAATCCCAACACCATAACTCGCCGCCTCGGCGGCGGGTGA
- the LOC122006448 gene encoding uncharacterized membrane protein At1g16860-like, producing MSVRRTTHQLSSGMIVSGPPEPPKERAPSVGSTAVPYTGGDVLKSGELGKMLHIPAAGDPGVGPSRLVYKSHSWTFVHSSSGSCPVPTRKTSGPLAQIPPTGLITSRPARSSGGDTDQSPGSARGKKTEDGYGGAVTAVEEAAFAFGLSRGWRWALVAVFVAGFAAGALVLVAVGRLVILIGVAAVAAPVAVAAVWNWARGREEVERFWRFYPNTSIDTRNLQIGKLVKITGHVTCGSIPLESSYQNIPRCIYASTELDEYRGWSGFATTALKCSTWKLKYAERHVADFYISDPDSGTRFLVRAGNGARVTTFVKPTTIIEMNKENKDLSPDFISWLTKRNLPSDDRIMHLKEGYIKEGNTASIIGILWKHENLIIIDPPPDVVSTGCLWRRFFFPLSVEGLILIGDAHPDEVVYQV from the exons ATGTCGGTGCGGAGGACCACGCACCAGTTGAGCAGCGGGATGATCGTATCTGGCCCTCCGGAGCCGCCGAAGGAGCGGGCGCCGTCGGTGGGGTCGACGGCGGTGCCATACACCGGAGGGGATGTCCTCAAGTCAGGCGAGCTAGGCAAGATGTTGCACATTCCCGCGGCGGGAGATCCCGGCGTCGGACCGTCCAGGTTAGTGTACAAGTCTCACTCGTGGACGTTCGTACATTCTTCCTCCGGATCCTGCCCCGTGCCGACGAGGAAGACCTCCGGGCCGCTCGCCCAGATCCCGCCCACAGGGCTAATCACCTCAAGGCCCGCGCGTTCGTCCGGGGGGGATACGGATCAGTCTCCGGGGTCTGCAAGGGGGAAGAAGACTGAGGATGGGTACGGCGGAGCGGTGACTGCGGTGGAGGAGGCAGCGTTTGCGTTCGGTTTGTCGCGGGGTTGGAGATGGGCGCTGGTGGCGGTTTTTGTGGCGGGGTTTGCGGCGGGTGCATTGGTGTTGGTAGCAGTGGGCAGGCTGGTGATTCTGATTGGGGTGGCAGCGGTGGCGGCACCGGTGGCGGTGGCGGCGGTGTGGAATTGGGCGAGGGGAAGGGAGGAAGTGGAACGATTTTGGCGGTTTTACCCGAATACTTCTATTGATACTAGAAATCTTCAAATTGGGAAGTTGGTTAAAATCACTGGG CATGTCACTTGTGGAAGCATCCCTCTTGAATCATCTTATCAAAATATCCCCAGATGTATATATGCATCCACTGAGCTGGACGAGTATAGAGGATGGAGTGGATTTGCTACTACTGCTCTCAAGTGTTCCACATGGAAACTCAAATATGCTGAG AGGCATGTTGCAGATTTCTATATATCTGACCCAGATAGTGGAACAAGGTTCCTTGTGAGAGCTGGAAATGGAGCCAGAGTGACGACTTTTGTTAAGCCTACCACTATTATTGAAATGAACAAGGAAAATAAAGATTTGTCTCCTGACTTTATAAGTTGGCTGACAAAACGCAATCTTCCAAGTGATGATCGCATAATGCACCTTAAAGAAGG GTACATCAAGGAAGGCAACACCGCAAGCATTATCGGTATCCTTTGGAAGCATGAAAATCTAATCATCATCGATCCACCTCCGGATGTCGTATCAACTGGCTGTCTGTGGAGAAGATTCTTCTTTCCATTGTCAGTTGAGGGCCTTATCCTAATAGGTGATGCTCATCCAGATGAAGTGGTATATCAGGTGTAA